GTTTGCGTTCATGTTCGAGGAGGTTCCCGAGCCAGTCTGGAAGACGTCGACGGGGAACTGCTCGTCGTGCTCGCCCGCGATGACCTCGTCTGCGGCCTCGATGATCGCTTCTGCAGTATCCTCCTCGATCAGTTCGAGGTCGCGGTTCGCCTGCGCGGCGGCCTTCTTGACGACGCCGAGCGCGCGGACGAACCGGCGCGAAAAGGTGATTCCTGAGATGGGGAAGTTCTCGACGGCGCGTTGGGTCTGTGCGCCCCAGTACGCGTCCGCGGGGACCTCCATCTCGCCCAGACTGTCCTCCTCGATGCGAACGTCCTCGTTCATACCCGGGGCCTCGCAGTCCGGCGGGTAAAAGCTACTGAAACTAGCGGGCCGTCGACGTACGAACCGGGTATTCCGTCCGTACGTAATGAGCCTGATCTAGAAAATATCGACGAAAGACGGTGACGGCGGAGCGGTAGTAGACATAAAATGACGTTCTTATTCGATAATGAAAAACTCTCGAAACGATTAAGTGGTATGACCCCGGCCGTATGAGTGTACTACAGTACTAACCATGAATAATAAACGATCCACATCGATTCCGCGCCGGGCGTATCTGAAGGGAAGCGCCACAGCAGGAGGGGCGGCTCTGTTCGGACTTTCCGGCTGTCTCAGCGGCGACGAAGGCAATGGCGGTAATGGCAGCAACGGCAGCGGCGGGAACGGCGGCGGCAGTAACACGCTCGAGGTCTTCCACGGGTGGACGGGCGGGGACGGCGCGGAGGCGGCCGAGGCCCTCTTCGGGGCGTTCGAGGAGGAACACTCCGACATCGAACTCGACGAGAACCCGATCGGAGGCGGCGGCAACCAGAGCCTCGACCAGACGGTCGCAAACCGTCTCCAGAGCAACAATCCGCCGAGTACCTTCGCCGGTTGGCCCGGCGCGAACCTCCAACAGTACGAGGGTGTACTGGGCGACATCGAGGAGGACGTCTGGAACGAGGCGAACCTCCAGGACGCCCACGCCCAGGAGGCCGTCGAGGCCTGTCAGTTCGACGGCGGCTTTTCGGCGGTCCCGATCGGCTCCCACCGGATGAACGACCTCTTCTACAACGTCGAGGTCGTCGAGCAGGCCGGTGTCGACCCGAGTTCGCTCTCCGACGTCAGCTCTCTGATCGAGGCCCTCGATACGGTCAGCACGGAGACCGAAGCCACGCCGATGGCGTTCGCGCTCGAGACGTGGGGCATCCTCCAGACCTGGGCCGTCATCATGCTCAGCGAGCACGGCTTCGACGCCTACACGAGTTTCATCGAGGGCGACGGCGACGAGCAGGCGGTCCGTTCGACGTTCGAGACGCTCGGGGAACTCCTCGGCAACTACATCAATTCCGACGCCGCCTCGGTCGACTTCACCGAAGTCAACCAGAGCATCATGAGCGGCGACGCGGCGTTCATCCATCAGGGCAACTGGGTCGCCGGCGCCTACATCAACGAGGGGCTCGAGTACGGCGAGGAGTGGGGTGCGGTTCGCTTCCCAGGCACCGAGGGGATGTACGGTCTGCACATCGACTCGTTCATCTATCCGGGCGAGAACCCGAGCCCCGAAGCGACCGCGACGTTCATGCGCTTTGCCGGCGGCGAGGCCGCACAGGTCGCGTTCAACCAATACAAGGGTTCGATCCCGACCCGCCAGGAGGTGCCCACCGATGAGTTTAACCAGTACCTCACGGAGACGATCGAGGACTTCCAGAACGCCGACCAGAAGCCCCCGACGCTGGCCCACGGGCTCGCCGTCCCTCAGAGCACCCAGTCGGAACTCGAGGGCGTCCTCAACGAGAACTTCGCGGACCCCTTCGACGTCGACGCGGCGACCCAAGGGTTCATGGATACCGTCTAATCACGCTACTGTATGAAAGGTGTTCTACGGTTTCTGCGGCGTAGTCGAACGAAACGGCGTGCCCGAACTGATGGGGGGACGGCGGAAAAGCGGTCGACGGCCAGACGTTGGCTCGACAGTGACATCGTTCAGTCAGCGCCGTTTTGGGGCCCGCCGTTTCTGCTCATGGGCTTTTTCGTCTACGCGTCGATCGGCTGGAACTTCCTGCTGTCGTTAACCGATTATACGGGGTTCGGCGGGGCCGATTACAGCAACCTGAGCCTCGAGAACTACCGGATGCTGATCGAGGACCCGGCAATCTGGGAGGCGACGCGTAACACCTTCGTTCTGCTGGTCGTCTTCACCATCACGTGTCTGGTCATCGGACTCGGGCTCGCGATCCTGCTCGACCGGCAGGTCCGCTTCGGGCGGGGCTTTCGGACGATCTACCTGCTCCCCTTTGCCCTCTCGTTCATCGTCACCGCACAGTTCTGGCGGTGGATGTACAACGTTAACGACGGGATCGTCAACCAGTTCGTCGGAATCTTCGGTATCGGCCCGTACAGCTGGCTGGGGAACCCACAGATCGTACTGGGAGCGGTGATATTCGCGCTCGTTTGGCAGTTCAGCGGCTATACGATGGTCATCTACTTGGCCGCGCTGCGCTCGATCCCGACCGATCAGTACGAAGCGTCGAAGATCGATGGGGCCGGCACCCTTCGAATGTATCGCCGCGTGATCATCCCGCAGTTGCGGCCCGCAATGGTGAGCGCATCGGTGACGCTGGTGCTGTTCGCGCTCAAGGCCTTCGACTTCCTGTACGCGGTCTTCGGGGGGTATCGTCCCCGACAGGGGGCGGACATCCTCGCGACGAAGATGGTCCGCGAGGCGTTCGGCCAGTCCGAGTGGGCCTACGGTTCGGCGATCGCGATCGCACTGTTCGCGCTATCGCTCGCGGTGATCGCGCCGTATCTCTACAGCCAGTACACACGAGGTAACCTATGAGCGAACGATCGGTCTCGGTCGGAGAGGAAACGGGCGACGAAACGACGACGGGCTTCGATCTCCGGCGGATCGGCCTGTACGCGACGATGCTTGCGCTGGTCGTCTTCTACCTGCTCCCGATCGAGTCGGGGCTGGTGACCTCGATCAAGACTTCGGAGGCGCTCATCAACACCCAGCCGTTCGCCCCACCGGGTCTCGACGGCGTGACCCTCGAGAAGTGGCAGTTCGCGTTCGATACCCTCTGGAGTGGGATGATAAACAGCATGCTGTTCACCATCCCCGCGACAATCCTCTGTGCGGTCTTCGGAAGCATGGCCGCCTACGGGCTGACGCTGGTCGACTGGCGTGGACAGGTCGCGGTGTTCACGCTGTTCATCGCGGGGATCTTCATCCCCTATCAGGCGGTCATCGTCCCGCTGACGCAGTTCTGGTCGCAGTACGCGATGCTCGACGTTCGACTCGGACTGATCCTCACGGATCGGACCGCGACGCTCCTCGAACTCATCATCACCCATACCGCCTACGGGATCCCGATCTGTACGCTGCTGTTTCGCTCCCAGTACAAGACGATGTCCTGGGAGATGATCGAGGCCGCCCGGCTCGACGGAGCGACCGTCTGGCGCATCTACAAGCGGATCGTCCTGCCGCTGTCGGTACCGATGTTCGCGGTCGTGTTCATCTTCCAGTTCACGCAGATCTGGAACGAGTTCCTGTTCTCGCTGACGATCATCGGGAGCGTCAGCGACCCCGCGGCCTCGGCGACGCTGATCCTTTCGGGACTCGGCGAGGCGCTGGAAGGGACCGACTACCCGCTTCGGATGGCCGGCGCGTTCATCACGGCGCTGCCGACGCTGGTGGTCTACCTCCTCTTTGCCGACGAGTTCGCGGAGGGGGTAGAGGTATGATCGCTCGACGACTGCGACTATCGGTACGGAGGTTCTGATTATGGCTCACACCAAACTCGACAAGGTAACGAAAGTGTTCACGGAGGACGACGGCGGCGAGATCGTCGCCGTCGACGAGGTATCGATCGACATCGACGACGGCGAGTTCCTCGTCCTCGTCGGCCCCTCGGGCTGTGGGAAGTCGACGACGCTACGGATGGTCGCCGGCCTCGAATCGATCACGTCGGGCACGATTTCCCTCGACGACAGGACCATAAACGACGTGCCCGCCAAGGACAGGGACATCGCGATGGTGTTCCAGTCGTACGCGCTGTACCCCCACATGACCGTGCGCGAGAACATGTCCTTCGGGCTCGAGGAGTCGACGGACATGCCGGACGACGAGATCGAGACGCACGTGGCGGAGACCGCCGAGATGATGGGGATCGAGCGATTGCTCGACCGCAAGCCCGGCGAGCTCTCGGGCGGCCAACAACAGCGCGTCGCACTCGGGCGGTCGATCGTCCGCGACCCTGCGGTCTTCCTGATGGACGAACCCCTCTCGAACCTCGACGCGAAGCTCCGCGCGGAGATGCGCACGGAGCTCCAGCAGCTCCAGTCGGAGCTGGGAACGACGACGATCTACGTCACCCACGACCAGACCGAAGCGATGACAATGGGCGACCGGATCGCGATCCTCGACGAGGGCGTCCTCCAGCAGGTGGCGACGCCGCTGGAGTGTTATCACCAGCCCAACAACCTGTTCGTCGCGGGGTTCATGGGCGAGCCCGCGATGAACTTCATCGACGTCCACCGAGAGGACGAAACGCTCGTCGCTCGCAACGAATCCCTCAAGTATCCCCTCTCGGAGTCCACGCTTCGTGACGTCGGGGACGCGACCGATCTGGTGTTGGGCATCCGGCCTGAGGACATCGAGGTCGGCCCGGTCGGCGAGGCGGACTCGGACCACGGGTTCGAGGCGACCGTCTCGGTCGTCGAGCCGAAGGGCAACGAGAGCAACGTCTATCTCGACGTGGGCGATCTGGATATCGTCGCGACCGTTCCCGGGCTTCAGACGATCGACCCGGGTGACACCGTCGGGGTCCGGTTCCCCGAACCGACGATCCACCTCTTCGAGGCCGATTCCGGCCGGGCGGTCCACACTCGCTCGCTCGAGGCGCTCGACGACGAAACGATCCCGCAGGCCTCGAACTGACGGTCCCGTCGGCGTCGCTCGGCTAGTTCTCGTACTCCTCGGGCGTGTACGTCTTCAGTTCGAGGGCGTGAATGTCCGTCGTCATGTGCTCGCCGAGCGCGTCGTACACCAACTGGTGCTGTTGGACCAGCGACTTGCCCTCGAACGCCGGCGAGACGACGACCGCCGCGAGGTGGTCCTCGTCGTGAACGCCCCGGGGGTGGGAGATAGTCGCCTCGCTGTCCTCGATCTCCGATTCGATCAGCGCCGCGACCTCGTCGGTATCCATACCAACCGCTCCGTGCCGAATCGGGAAAACGGTTCAGATCACGTCCAACGATCCAGCCCGGTCTGGGTGATCGACTCCTCGATGCGCTCGAATCCCGTCGAGACCTCCTCGGCGGGGATCTCCCAGTCGGCGACGAACGCGCGGGCGGCCTCGATGTCGGGCGAGGGGTCGACGTCGAACTCGTAGTCCTCGGTCACGTCGGGATCGAGAAACAGCTCACGGACCGACTCGAGGTTTCCGATCGCGGCGTCCCGGGCGTCGAGAACGCTCGCGAGATCGCCGTGTTCGTGGATCGCTTTGACCGCGGTCTTCGGGCCGATCCCGCTGACGCCCTCGTTGAAATCGGTCCCACAGAGGATGCCGACGTCGACGAGCTGTTCGTACGTTAGGTCGTGCTTCTCGAGCGTTGCCGCCAGATCCATGCGCTCGGGATCGCCCTTGCTTGTGAGCTGGCGCAGCGTCAGCGGCGAGCCGAAGAGCAGAGCGTCGTAATCCTCGGTGCCGGCGTAGTCGACGGTCCCCGATTTCGCCATGTGGGCCGCCTGTGCCTCGCCTTCCGCGGGGGCCTCGACGTACGGCACGTCAAGCAGATCGAGCAGCTCACGGGTGGTCTTCTGAATGGTGTCGGTCAAGCTCTGGGTGCGGGCGTCGAGGCGGGCGGCCTCGATCCCGTCGCCGCGATCCCGAGCGGCCTGTGCCTTCGCTTTTGCCCGTTCCTTGGCAGCGCGCCGTTCGCTGATCTCGCCCTCCTTGAGGTCGGTGACGACCCCATCGAAGACGAACACGGGCGCGATGTCGTTCTCGAAGAACTTCGGAAGCCCCTGGACGAGCCCGATCAGGTTGGCGACCTCGGTTCCGTCGGCGGTGGTGTAGACGCCGTCGGCGGTCCACTTGACGGTCGTCGTCAGGTAGCGATAGAGCCAGTTGTGGGCGTCGATCGCGACGACCGCCCCCGAGAGGTCCTCGAAGGGGACCTCCTCGATCGCGGCGAGCTCCCGGAGCGCTGCGTTTCCCATCGTCCGAAATTGGACCCCGGGCGATTTCAACGTACGGATGGCGCTCGCCATCCGAAACCCTTACTCCCGGCGCGGGGGTTCTCGGAGGTATGAGCGAACAGTCCGTCACCGAAGAGGAGGTGCGCCACGTCGCGGTACTCGCGCGCATCGACCTCGACGAGCGGGAGGTCGAGGAGTTCG
This window of the Halalkalicoccus subterraneus genome carries:
- a CDS encoding lyase family protein; protein product: MNEDVRIEEDSLGEMEVPADAYWGAQTQRAVENFPISGITFSRRFVRALGVVKKAAAQANRDLELIEEDTAEAIIEAADEVIAGEHDEQFPVDVFQTGSGTSSNMNAN
- a CDS encoding ABC transporter substrate-binding protein, with the translated sequence MNNKRSTSIPRRAYLKGSATAGGAALFGLSGCLSGDEGNGGNGSNGSGGNGGGSNTLEVFHGWTGGDGAEAAEALFGAFEEEHSDIELDENPIGGGGNQSLDQTVANRLQSNNPPSTFAGWPGANLQQYEGVLGDIEEDVWNEANLQDAHAQEAVEACQFDGGFSAVPIGSHRMNDLFYNVEVVEQAGVDPSSLSDVSSLIEALDTVSTETEATPMAFALETWGILQTWAVIMLSEHGFDAYTSFIEGDGDEQAVRSTFETLGELLGNYINSDAASVDFTEVNQSIMSGDAAFIHQGNWVAGAYINEGLEYGEEWGAVRFPGTEGMYGLHIDSFIYPGENPSPEATATFMRFAGGEAAQVAFNQYKGSIPTRQEVPTDEFNQYLTETIEDFQNADQKPPTLAHGLAVPQSTQSELEGVLNENFADPFDVDAATQGFMDTV
- a CDS encoding carbohydrate ABC transporter permease, with protein sequence MKGVLRFLRRSRTKRRARTDGGTAEKRSTARRWLDSDIVQSAPFWGPPFLLMGFFVYASIGWNFLLSLTDYTGFGGADYSNLSLENYRMLIEDPAIWEATRNTFVLLVVFTITCLVIGLGLAILLDRQVRFGRGFRTIYLLPFALSFIVTAQFWRWMYNVNDGIVNQFVGIFGIGPYSWLGNPQIVLGAVIFALVWQFSGYTMVIYLAALRSIPTDQYEASKIDGAGTLRMYRRVIIPQLRPAMVSASVTLVLFALKAFDFLYAVFGGYRPRQGADILATKMVREAFGQSEWAYGSAIAIALFALSLAVIAPYLYSQYTRGNL
- a CDS encoding carbohydrate ABC transporter permease; translated protein: MSERSVSVGEETGDETTTGFDLRRIGLYATMLALVVFYLLPIESGLVTSIKTSEALINTQPFAPPGLDGVTLEKWQFAFDTLWSGMINSMLFTIPATILCAVFGSMAAYGLTLVDWRGQVAVFTLFIAGIFIPYQAVIVPLTQFWSQYAMLDVRLGLILTDRTATLLELIITHTAYGIPICTLLFRSQYKTMSWEMIEAARLDGATVWRIYKRIVLPLSVPMFAVVFIFQFTQIWNEFLFSLTIIGSVSDPAASATLILSGLGEALEGTDYPLRMAGAFITALPTLVVYLLFADEFAEGVEV
- a CDS encoding ABC transporter ATP-binding protein, which encodes MAHTKLDKVTKVFTEDDGGEIVAVDEVSIDIDDGEFLVLVGPSGCGKSTTLRMVAGLESITSGTISLDDRTINDVPAKDRDIAMVFQSYALYPHMTVRENMSFGLEESTDMPDDEIETHVAETAEMMGIERLLDRKPGELSGGQQQRVALGRSIVRDPAVFLMDEPLSNLDAKLRAEMRTELQQLQSELGTTTIYVTHDQTEAMTMGDRIAILDEGVLQQVATPLECYHQPNNLFVAGFMGEPAMNFIDVHREDETLVARNESLKYPLSESTLRDVGDATDLVLGIRPEDIEVGPVGEADSDHGFEATVSVVEPKGNESNVYLDVGDLDIVATVPGLQTIDPGDTVGVRFPEPTIHLFEADSGRAVHTRSLEALDDETIPQASN
- a CDS encoding BolA family protein; the encoded protein is MDTDEVAALIESEIEDSEATISHPRGVHDEDHLAAVVVSPAFEGKSLVQQHQLVYDALGEHMTTDIHALELKTYTPEEYEN
- the fen gene encoding flap endonuclease-1 translates to MGNAALRELAAIEEVPFEDLSGAVVAIDAHNWLYRYLTTTVKWTADGVYTTADGTEVANLIGLVQGLPKFFENDIAPVFVFDGVVTDLKEGEISERRAAKERAKAKAQAARDRGDGIEAARLDARTQSLTDTIQKTTRELLDLLDVPYVEAPAEGEAQAAHMAKSGTVDYAGTEDYDALLFGSPLTLRQLTSKGDPERMDLAATLEKHDLTYEQLVDVGILCGTDFNEGVSGIGPKTAVKAIHEHGDLASVLDARDAAIGNLESVRELFLDPDVTEDYEFDVDPSPDIEAARAFVADWEIPAEEVSTGFERIEESITQTGLDRWT